From the Candidatus Binatia bacterium genome, one window contains:
- a CDS encoding sugar ABC transporter substrate-binding protein: MLSTAAFAVLTGCQGTAESAPALKVWAMGKEAEYLFQTVDGQRVAGHRVEVQRIPWSAAHEKLLTAYVAGTLPDVIQLGSTWIPEFVAVGALACQNEAKAELVRDFFPGAIESSRSGGAWCATPWYVDTRVLFYRRDLLTRAGFADPPRTWEEWRQAMARIRELGPDHYGLLAPLDEWQLLVALAFQAGADLLREHDTRGNFRSAAFRRALSFYVSLFHDGFAPFQGPAQVANVYQDFAAGLFTFYVTGPWNLGEFRRRLPPGLQEHWATAVLPTPELGRPSVSVMGGASLAITKSCTKPEAAQQVIDFLLSTDEQVRLHRATGDLPARRSAWKLLGGNDAERLLAFRLQLEHARSTPPIPEWERIAGLLVRYTELVVRGHLTIDTALTQLDEETDRVLAKRRWLLQRSATAP, translated from the coding sequence ATGTTGAGCACGGCAGCATTCGCGGTTCTCACCGGTTGCCAAGGCACGGCGGAAAGCGCACCGGCGCTCAAGGTTTGGGCAATGGGCAAGGAGGCCGAATACTTGTTCCAAACCGTCGATGGCCAACGCGTTGCGGGGCATCGTGTCGAAGTCCAACGGATTCCCTGGAGCGCGGCGCACGAGAAACTCTTGACCGCGTACGTAGCGGGCACGCTGCCCGACGTGATCCAGCTCGGTAGCACCTGGATTCCCGAATTCGTCGCGGTGGGCGCTCTGGCTTGCCAAAACGAGGCCAAGGCAGAGCTGGTCAGAGATTTCTTCCCGGGAGCCATAGAATCCAGCCGCAGCGGCGGTGCCTGGTGTGCAACGCCGTGGTATGTCGACACCCGAGTGCTGTTCTACCGCCGGGATCTGCTGACTCGGGCTGGTTTTGCCGATCCACCACGGACTTGGGAAGAGTGGCGCCAGGCGATGGCGCGCATCCGCGAGCTCGGCCCCGACCACTACGGCCTGCTCGCCCCGCTCGACGAGTGGCAGCTCCTGGTTGCCCTCGCATTCCAAGCCGGCGCCGACTTACTGCGCGAGCACGATACGCGGGGAAACTTCCGCAGCGCAGCATTTCGGCGAGCGCTCTCTTTTTACGTGTCGCTCTTCCACGATGGCTTTGCCCCGTTTCAGGGGCCCGCTCAGGTGGCAAACGTGTACCAGGATTTCGCTGCCGGCTTGTTCACGTTTTACGTAACCGGGCCGTGGAATCTCGGCGAGTTTCGCCGTCGCCTTCCCCCGGGGCTGCAAGAGCACTGGGCAACGGCTGTGCTGCCCACGCCCGAGCTCGGGAGGCCGTCGGTGTCGGTCATGGGCGGGGCGAGCCTGGCGATCACCAAGTCCTGCACCAAGCCGGAGGCTGCACAACAAGTCATCGACTTCTTGCTCAGCACCGACGAACAAGTGCGCCTGCATCGAGCTACTGGGGACCTACCGGCAAGACGGAGCGCCTGGAAGCTGCTCGGAGGCAACGACGCCGAGCGTTTGCTGGCCTTTCGACTCCAGCTCGAGCACGCGCGAAGCACACCGCCCATTCCTGAATGGGAGCGGATCGCAGGCTTACTCGTTCGCTACACCGAGCTCGTCGTTCGGGGCCATTTGACTATCGATACCGCGCTGACCCAGCTCGACGAAGAGACCGATCGCGTGCTGGCAAAACGCCGCTGGCTGTTGCAACGCTCGGCAACGGCGCCTTAA
- a CDS encoding thioredoxin domain-containing protein, with protein MPAKHLADTGRCGACKAPLPPVAEPINVDPQTFEEIVRDAQVPVLVDFWAAWCGPCRRAAPEVEEVARALAGQAIVLKVDTDRYPELAARYGVMGIPHFIVFDRGSVAFEHSGFVPATEMQRWLTTIRPS; from the coding sequence GTGCCTGCGAAACACCTGGCGGACACCGGCCGCTGTGGGGCGTGCAAAGCACCACTACCTCCGGTTGCTGAGCCGATCAACGTCGACCCGCAAACGTTCGAAGAGATCGTTCGCGATGCGCAGGTTCCTGTGCTGGTGGATTTCTGGGCCGCGTGGTGCGGCCCATGTCGCCGGGCCGCACCAGAAGTGGAGGAAGTGGCCCGCGCTTTGGCGGGACAAGCGATCGTGCTCAAAGTCGACACGGATCGCTACCCCGAGCTAGCAGCACGCTACGGCGTGATGGGAATCCCGCACTTCATCGTGTTTGACCGTGGCTCGGTCGCCTTCGAGCACTCCGGTTTTGTGCCGGCAACGGAGATGCAGCGCTGGCTCACGACAATCCGCCCGTCGTGA
- a CDS encoding Ig-like domain-containing protein, with protein sequence MRVRRWQRNLLLGWIGAVGLAACGGNGDNGPASRATATSAPTSTKTRTQTQIATPSPTATPTAPGSAVEGVVVLRREVPTGPQDGVAPAPPGWAEGGDAESFDRGLGYATLRLVGEEVVTVESNPDGTFTIPRAPRDVRRLEVEKVLNGNLIQAAVPLPAMLVGPLQVVVQVGWGEIRVWVRGSDGQTSVAQVLGPEQVSIRLQNGLIVELVQGSYIWRDEDSDGVLEPVECPRTLWECASDFTCADGSRCSCTASCPACDDCGPGVCGLVDGSVAYRCTDDGQCAQPGDACVCVASCPTCTDCSRRVCVPECSPLEIKGIDIAGPAEAVVGRWAQLQATAYFSNGTKLDVTRLVSWQVSDENVASIDSWGQLSAKAVGEVVVSASLGEVASSRFTVRVVERSSLQRIVVRNLSCTCPVFLREPVVAPPDPSLPPCILLERPAVDLLPVPPCRDVILVGRTLQLAALGEFVDGSVEDLTDLVEWIVEPASAARIERGTLTALSAGPVSVRARYGGVVSDPLQLRVVERPTPVTLRIFAQGPVPGVQQGGSDPTVPPGENPCLGCDYVMTMLVGDRLAFSASVEYDTGEWEEVTQRVTWRSSNEAVAAFAEPGSLLALAVGQIRVDATLGELTSNTVGVRAVAEASVTGLYAYVESNDRVVAKGGSLFLRVNATYDLGFVRDVTDEATWRSADETVGTFFRAGEFAGRAAGRTEVWAEFGGIASNRIPLEVFETSELEYCDAANVNRAVWSDAFNRVVLESDCNRYEIPAIVNLRYTVTEMQPHGGIFDPCLDLYVYRGVELIRVLREEGCGQPFLSPAVPASEDEVLRYQTRAFWDLRDQRGELVPPGVYRIYGRFFLYYDPVVYIDVTVGQPGPEPSPTPVLSGAGCFLGDCGAPFMFGNLDRAGCCAYARTSVLQMSWCEQITNGKCAPGACRHPCESEPTCCPPNARCLPEVPLCESKCCPPGAVCDPTTLPSCVSCADGGKISGCVPNPGAACPAVWMPVCGCDGRTYGNRCESMAACVMPAHEGACAAVRSP encoded by the coding sequence ATGCGCGTGCGACGATGGCAGCGAAACCTGTTGCTCGGTTGGATTGGCGCTGTGGGATTGGCAGCTTGCGGCGGTAATGGTGACAACGGGCCGGCTTCCCGGGCCACAGCGACTTCGGCACCAACATCGACGAAGACGCGCACGCAAACCCAGATCGCCACACCCAGTCCTACGGCCACACCAACGGCGCCAGGGAGTGCGGTGGAGGGCGTGGTGGTGCTTCGGCGGGAAGTACCGACTGGACCGCAAGACGGCGTTGCCCCGGCACCGCCAGGTTGGGCCGAGGGTGGAGATGCAGAATCGTTCGACCGCGGACTCGGCTACGCCACGCTGCGCTTGGTGGGAGAGGAAGTCGTTACGGTGGAGAGCAACCCGGACGGCACCTTTACGATTCCCCGTGCCCCCCGCGACGTGCGCAGGCTCGAGGTGGAGAAGGTTCTCAACGGCAATTTGATTCAGGCTGCGGTGCCACTGCCCGCTATGCTCGTGGGCCCTCTCCAAGTGGTTGTGCAGGTTGGCTGGGGTGAGATTCGCGTTTGGGTGCGCGGAAGTGATGGTCAGACGAGCGTCGCGCAGGTGTTAGGACCCGAACAAGTCTCCATCCGCTTGCAGAACGGGCTCATCGTCGAGCTTGTGCAAGGGTCGTACATCTGGCGTGACGAGGACAGCGACGGGGTGCTCGAACCGGTCGAGTGCCCGCGCACATTGTGGGAGTGCGCCAGCGACTTTACCTGCGCGGATGGTAGCCGTTGCTCGTGCACGGCAAGTTGCCCGGCATGCGACGACTGCGGGCCGGGAGTGTGTGGCCTCGTGGATGGCAGCGTTGCTTACCGCTGCACAGACGATGGCCAGTGTGCTCAACCGGGCGACGCCTGCGTGTGCGTGGCGAGCTGCCCCACCTGCACCGACTGCAGCCGCCGCGTTTGCGTGCCGGAGTGCAGCCCACTGGAGATCAAAGGCATTGACATTGCGGGCCCCGCGGAGGCCGTTGTTGGGCGGTGGGCTCAATTGCAAGCAACAGCGTATTTTTCCAACGGCACGAAGCTCGACGTGACTCGCTTGGTGTCCTGGCAGGTTTCCGACGAGAACGTTGCCAGCATCGATTCGTGGGGCCAGCTCAGTGCCAAAGCGGTGGGCGAGGTGGTGGTGAGCGCGAGTCTCGGCGAAGTCGCAAGCTCTCGGTTCACCGTGCGCGTGGTCGAGCGAAGTTCTCTGCAACGGATTGTCGTGCGGAATCTTTCCTGCACCTGCCCGGTGTTCCTGCGAGAGCCCGTGGTCGCGCCGCCCGATCCGTCTCTCCCTCCGTGTATCCTGCTCGAGCGGCCCGCTGTGGACCTCTTGCCTGTGCCTCCGTGTCGCGACGTGATCTTGGTAGGCCGCACGCTCCAGTTGGCCGCGCTCGGCGAGTTTGTCGACGGGTCGGTGGAAGACCTCACCGACCTTGTCGAATGGATCGTGGAACCAGCGAGTGCAGCGCGCATCGAGCGGGGAACGCTGACAGCGTTGTCCGCCGGGCCTGTGTCGGTGCGCGCACGGTACGGCGGTGTCGTGAGCGATCCGCTGCAGCTCCGAGTCGTCGAGCGGCCAACGCCAGTGACCCTACGAATTTTCGCGCAAGGCCCTGTTCCCGGTGTTCAACAGGGTGGCTCGGACCCAACGGTCCCCCCGGGAGAGAACCCGTGCCTCGGTTGCGATTACGTGATGACCATGTTGGTGGGTGACCGCTTGGCGTTCAGCGCTTCGGTCGAGTACGACACAGGCGAGTGGGAAGAGGTGACGCAGCGGGTCACGTGGCGCAGCAGTAACGAAGCGGTTGCTGCGTTCGCGGAACCTGGCAGTCTGCTCGCGCTGGCGGTTGGTCAAATTCGGGTGGATGCAACGTTGGGTGAACTTACGAGCAACACCGTTGGAGTGCGCGCAGTGGCTGAGGCATCGGTTACCGGGCTTTACGCGTACGTGGAGAGCAACGACCGCGTGGTAGCCAAAGGAGGCAGCCTCTTCCTCCGGGTGAACGCTACCTATGACTTGGGCTTCGTGCGCGATGTGACCGACGAGGCGACGTGGCGGAGCGCGGACGAGACCGTCGGCACATTTTTTCGCGCGGGGGAATTTGCTGGCCGGGCCGCCGGGCGCACGGAAGTCTGGGCAGAATTCGGTGGCATTGCCAGCAATCGCATCCCGTTGGAAGTCTTTGAGACCAGCGAGCTCGAGTATTGCGATGCCGCAAACGTGAACCGCGCGGTTTGGTCGGACGCGTTCAACCGTGTCGTCCTGGAGTCCGATTGCAACCGGTACGAGATTCCAGCCATCGTCAACCTCCGCTACACGGTCACCGAGATGCAACCCCACGGTGGCATTTTCGACCCCTGCTTGGATTTGTACGTGTACCGTGGCGTCGAACTGATTCGCGTGTTGCGGGAAGAGGGTTGTGGGCAGCCATTTTTGTCGCCCGCCGTTCCCGCGAGTGAGGATGAGGTGCTGCGTTACCAAACCCGGGCTTTTTGGGACTTGCGGGACCAACGTGGGGAACTGGTTCCTCCCGGGGTCTACCGGATCTACGGAAGGTTCTTCCTGTACTATGACCCCGTCGTTTACATTGATGTTACCGTGGGGCAGCCAGGCCCGGAGCCATCGCCAACCCCTGTGTTGTCGGGCGCGGGCTGCTTCTTGGGCGACTGTGGCGCGCCCTTCATGTTTGGCAACCTCGATCGTGCCGGGTGCTGTGCTTATGCGCGAACCAGCGTGCTGCAAATGTCCTGGTGTGAGCAAATCACGAATGGCAAGTGCGCGCCGGGCGCCTGCCGCCATCCTTGCGAGAGTGAGCCGACGTGTTGCCCGCCGAACGCCCGTTGCCTCCCCGAAGTGCCACTGTGCGAAAGCAAGTGCTGCCCGCCGGGGGCCGTTTGTGACCCGACCACGCTGCCCTCGTGCGTGTCGTGCGCCGACGGCGGCAAGATCTCTGGCTGTGTGCCTAATCCTGGTGCGGCTTGTCCGGCTGTGTGGATGCCGGTTTGCGGCTGCGACGGGCGAACCTACGGAAATCGCTGTGAGTCGATGGCGGCGTGCGTTATGCCCGCACACGAGGGTGCCTGCGCGGCCGTACGCTCGCCGTGA
- a CDS encoding aspartate 1-decarboxylase — translation MRTMLRGKIHRATVTAAELHYEGSVTIDAELLELADILPYERVDIWNVTNGERFSTYAIAGQRGSGVVCINGAAAHKARKGDIVIIAAFATVGEDEARSWQPRCVFVDERNRPIEIRSEQAGQARVASGWQ, via the coding sequence ATGAGGACCATGCTGCGAGGCAAGATTCATCGAGCCACGGTGACCGCTGCGGAACTTCATTACGAGGGCAGCGTGACGATCGATGCAGAACTGCTCGAGCTTGCTGATATTTTGCCTTACGAACGCGTGGACATTTGGAACGTGACCAATGGCGAGCGGTTTTCAACTTATGCGATCGCCGGTCAGCGCGGCTCTGGCGTGGTGTGCATTAACGGCGCCGCTGCCCATAAAGCGCGCAAGGGCGACATCGTGATCATCGCGGCGTTCGCCACAGTCGGGGAAGACGAGGCCCGCTCGTGGCAGCCGCGCTGCGTGTTTGTTGACGAGCGGAATCGCCCGATCGAGATCCGCAGTGAACAAGCGGGGCAAGCTCGAGTGGCGAGTGGGTGGCAGTAA
- a CDS encoding deoxynucleoside kinase produces MGNLRYIAVEGPIGAGKTTLANLLAAEFGARAVLEQVEENPFLRRFYEDPRAWAFQTQLFFLLSRYRQQSLLRQQELFDAGVVSDYLFAKDQIFAHVNLKGEELSLYRQIYHLLDSRLPKPDLVVYLHARPEILIERLRKRDRDYERRIPREYIEALAAAYRNFFFDYNETALLVADVSAVDFVNSRDDFVDLVREIRSMGKGVQHYIPLGSR; encoded by the coding sequence ATGGGGAACTTGCGGTACATTGCTGTCGAGGGGCCGATTGGCGCAGGAAAAACCACGCTAGCGAATTTGTTGGCGGCGGAGTTCGGAGCGCGCGCTGTGCTCGAGCAGGTGGAGGAGAATCCCTTTCTCCGCCGCTTTTATGAGGATCCTCGTGCCTGGGCATTTCAGACCCAGTTGTTCTTCCTGCTGTCTCGCTACCGCCAGCAAAGCTTGCTGCGGCAGCAGGAGCTCTTCGATGCTGGGGTGGTCAGCGACTACCTGTTCGCCAAAGACCAAATCTTCGCTCACGTAAACCTAAAAGGCGAGGAGCTGAGCTTGTACCGCCAAATTTACCACCTGCTCGATTCCCGCTTGCCGAAACCGGATCTTGTAGTATACCTTCATGCCCGTCCAGAAATTTTAATCGAACGGCTACGGAAACGGGATCGTGACTACGAGCGGCGCATACCGCGTGAGTACATCGAAGCCTTGGCAGCAGCGTATCGGAACTTCTTCTTCGATTACAACGAAACCGCGCTGCTCGTTGCGGATGTGTCGGCCGTGGATTTCGTTAATAGCCGGGACGACTTTGTCGATCTCGTCCGCGAGATTCGTTCGATGGGAAAAGGAGTGCAACATTACATTCCGCTTGGATCCAGGTGA
- the panC gene encoding pantoate--beta-alanine ligase translates to MRLVESVRTMQEWADRERAQGRRIGFVPTMGYLHEGHLSLVRLARERADSVVVSIFVNPLQFGANEDFDRYPRDPVGDRRKLEAAGVDVLFFPEASELYPPGFQTTVEVSEVTRGLCGISRPTHFRGVTTVVAKLFLAVKPHVAVFGAKDFQQLVTVKQMVRDLNFDVEIIAGPIVREADGLAMSSRNAYLTPEERQAARVIPESLAEARRAFAAGESSAERLREIVIRRLSAEPRARVDYVEVVDAETLQPVTAIERAALLAIAAFFGRTRLIDNCVLAPSDRALEHNTQECFTEGNV, encoded by the coding sequence ATGCGCTTGGTTGAGAGCGTCCGCACGATGCAGGAATGGGCGGATCGAGAACGCGCCCAAGGCAGGCGGATCGGTTTTGTGCCGACGATGGGTTACCTACACGAAGGGCATCTGAGCTTAGTGCGGTTGGCTCGCGAGCGCGCGGATTCCGTGGTCGTGTCGATCTTCGTGAACCCCTTGCAATTTGGCGCCAATGAAGACTTTGACCGCTACCCGCGGGACCCTGTCGGTGATCGCCGCAAGCTGGAGGCTGCCGGTGTGGATGTGCTCTTCTTTCCGGAGGCCAGCGAGCTGTACCCGCCCGGGTTCCAGACGACGGTCGAGGTTTCCGAGGTCACCCGCGGCTTGTGCGGAATCTCGCGGCCAACCCACTTCCGGGGGGTAACTACGGTGGTGGCGAAGTTGTTCCTTGCGGTCAAGCCGCACGTTGCTGTTTTTGGCGCCAAGGATTTTCAGCAGTTGGTTACGGTCAAGCAAATGGTTCGGGATCTCAATTTTGACGTCGAGATCATTGCCGGGCCGATTGTTCGAGAGGCGGACGGCTTGGCCATGAGCTCGCGCAACGCCTACCTCACTCCCGAGGAGCGGCAAGCCGCGCGGGTCATTCCTGAGTCCCTCGCTGAGGCACGCCGGGCGTTTGCTGCCGGGGAATCGAGTGCCGAGCGGTTGCGGGAAATCGTGATTCGACGCCTCTCCGCCGAACCACGTGCGCGAGTGGACTACGTCGAGGTGGTCGACGCCGAAACTCTGCAGCCAGTAACGGCAATCGAGCGAGCGGCTCTGTTGGCGATCGCTGCCTTTTTTGGCCGAACCCGGTTGATCGACAACTGCGTTCTCGCTCCGTCCGACCGAGCTTTAGAGCACAACACCCAAGAATGTTTCACGGAGGGCAACGTATGA
- the panB gene encoding 3-methyl-2-oxobutanoate hydroxymethyltransferase, which yields MQGKVTVPDIRARKGSGVPIVALTAYDYPFARLVDQAGVDLILVGDSVGMVVQGLETTLPVTVDEIVYHCRMVARARERALLVADLPFGSYQVSPRAAIANAARLLKEGGAEAVKLEGGVRVARIIRALAEMDIPVMGHIGLTPQSVHQMGGHKVQGRRPAEQDRLVEDALAVEEAGAFAVVLEGMPRELAAEITAKLSIPTIGIGAGPDCDGQILVLHDVLGLTESRAPRFAKRYVNLREVVGAALSAYVEEVRTGAFPTDAHSFHTLVGVPRDRAAGAAS from the coding sequence ATGCAAGGCAAGGTTACCGTACCGGACATTCGCGCGCGTAAGGGATCGGGCGTACCGATCGTTGCGCTCACTGCGTACGACTACCCCTTTGCGCGTTTGGTGGATCAGGCCGGCGTCGACTTGATTCTGGTCGGCGACTCCGTGGGCATGGTGGTCCAGGGGTTGGAGACCACGCTCCCCGTCACGGTGGACGAAATTGTCTACCACTGCCGCATGGTGGCGCGCGCTCGCGAGCGGGCGCTGTTGGTGGCTGACTTGCCATTTGGCTCCTACCAAGTGTCGCCGCGCGCGGCCATTGCCAACGCCGCACGCCTTTTGAAGGAAGGTGGTGCCGAGGCGGTGAAGTTGGAAGGGGGTGTACGGGTAGCGCGCATCATCCGGGCCTTGGCGGAAATGGACATTCCCGTGATGGGCCACATCGGCCTCACCCCTCAGTCGGTGCACCAAATGGGCGGACACAAGGTGCAGGGACGGCGCCCGGCGGAACAAGACCGGCTGGTAGAAGACGCCTTGGCGGTGGAAGAGGCAGGTGCATTTGCTGTGGTTCTCGAGGGGATGCCGCGCGAGCTGGCCGCGGAGATTACAGCAAAGCTCTCGATCCCGACAATCGGCATCGGCGCCGGGCCGGATTGCGATGGGCAGATCCTGGTTTTGCACGATGTACTGGGGCTGACCGAGAGCCGTGCCCCAAGATTCGCCAAGCGATATGTGAATCTCCGAGAAGTGGTTGGCGCTGCGTTGAGCGCGTACGTGGAAGAGGTGCGCACCGGCGCTTTCCCAACCGATGCTCACTCATTTCACACCCTTGTGGGTGTGCCGCGCGACCGCGCCGCGGGGGCGGCTTCGTAG
- a CDS encoding sugar ABC transporter permease, whose translation MRRALDLTAWLFLAPALTAIVAFFVVPVLAGLFLSFTDFDIYTLAHWRNLRWIGLEQYRTLLADPLFWQALKNTLVFVVAGGSLTVLVALAAALAVSAAARALQAVFRTVFFLPVVTTLVAAAVVWRAWYHPRVGLVNFTLNSLGLPAVDWLGDPRWAMPAIIFFSVWKNFGFHMVIFVAALQSIPQRLYEAAAVDGANRRQQFVHVTLPLLRPALSFVALITMIGSFQLFAEPYVMTQGGPANATLSLVLLMYRNGFQWWNVGYGAAVAWVLFALLVTVTALLTRLRAQRGWGLS comes from the coding sequence ATGCGACGCGCGCTCGACCTCACCGCCTGGCTCTTTCTTGCTCCAGCACTGACCGCCATTGTTGCCTTCTTTGTCGTTCCCGTGCTCGCTGGCTTGTTCCTCAGCTTTACCGACTTCGACATCTACACACTCGCGCATTGGCGGAACTTGCGGTGGATTGGCCTGGAACAGTACCGCACCCTGCTCGCTGACCCGTTGTTCTGGCAAGCACTCAAGAACACGCTCGTGTTCGTCGTTGCCGGGGGCAGCCTCACGGTGCTCGTTGCCCTCGCTGCTGCACTCGCCGTTTCCGCAGCCGCTCGAGCGCTGCAAGCAGTATTTCGAACCGTGTTCTTTCTTCCGGTGGTCACCACGCTGGTTGCCGCAGCGGTGGTTTGGCGTGCCTGGTACCACCCGCGCGTGGGTTTGGTGAACTTCACCCTCAATTCGCTGGGCTTGCCAGCGGTGGACTGGCTTGGCGATCCGCGCTGGGCGATGCCGGCCATCATTTTCTTCTCTGTGTGGAAGAACTTCGGGTTCCACATGGTCATCTTCGTTGCGGCACTGCAAAGCATTCCGCAGCGGCTGTACGAGGCTGCAGCCGTCGATGGTGCCAACCGCCGGCAGCAGTTTGTGCACGTAACGCTTCCGCTTTTGCGGCCGGCCCTGTCGTTCGTGGCACTGATCACCATGATAGGATCCTTCCAATTGTTCGCGGAACCTTATGTGATGACCCAAGGAGGCCCGGCGAACGCCACACTGAGCTTGGTGTTGCTGATGTATCGCAACGGATTCCAGTGGTGGAATGTCGGCTACGGCGCGGCAGTTGCGTGGGTGTTGTTCGCCCTGCTCGTGACCGTCACCGCGCTGCTGACACGACTACGAGCCCAAAGGGGGTGGGGTTTGTCGTGA
- a CDS encoding carbohydrate ABC transporter permease produces the protein MRLQWKAALVLLAQKGHRLLLHALLLVAAALTLAPLVWMCVASLMPAGEASQLPPRWWPSRVTAEHYRTLFASLHLGRNFFNSFFLATAATGLSLFCNSLAGYALAKLRFVGRDRVFLFLLALLVVPAQVGMLPLFLILRSFGWIDTYWGVLVPSLASVFGIFLVRQYAQSIPDGLLDAARVDGASELRVFWSVGLPLCRPILVTLGVFTFLGTWNDFLWPLIVLSDAKKQTLPVALASLAAEHIQETELMMASAVLTMLPAVALFLAVQRAYVAGIVSGALKF, from the coding sequence ATGCGCCTGCAATGGAAAGCAGCTCTCGTACTTCTTGCACAGAAAGGGCACCGCTTGCTCCTCCATGCGCTTCTCCTTGTTGCCGCCGCGCTCACACTCGCGCCGCTTGTGTGGATGTGCGTGGCGTCGCTCATGCCAGCCGGCGAGGCCAGCCAGCTTCCGCCACGGTGGTGGCCCAGCCGGGTCACTGCGGAACATTACCGGACCCTGTTCGCTTCGCTCCACCTGGGCCGCAACTTTTTCAACAGTTTCTTCCTCGCCACGGCCGCAACCGGACTTTCCTTGTTTTGCAATTCGCTCGCTGGTTACGCACTCGCAAAGCTCCGCTTCGTCGGCCGCGATCGGGTCTTCCTGTTCCTGCTCGCACTGCTCGTGGTGCCTGCGCAAGTTGGCATGCTGCCCCTGTTCCTCATCCTGCGTTCCTTTGGCTGGATCGACACGTACTGGGGCGTACTCGTGCCGAGTCTAGCGAGCGTTTTCGGCATTTTCCTTGTGCGCCAATACGCTCAGTCGATCCCGGATGGCTTGCTCGACGCCGCGAGGGTCGACGGGGCCAGCGAACTGCGGGTGTTTTGGTCGGTGGGGCTACCGCTCTGCCGCCCCATTCTCGTGACCCTCGGTGTGTTCACGTTCCTAGGGACTTGGAACGACTTTTTGTGGCCACTGATCGTGCTCAGTGACGCCAAGAAGCAAACACTGCCGGTCGCGCTGGCAAGTTTAGCCGCGGAGCACATTCAAGAGACGGAGTTGATGATGGCCAGCGCTGTGCTCACAATGCTTCCGGCTGTGGCGCTGTTTCTTGCCGTGCAACGTGCCTATGTCGCAGGCATCGTCAGCGGCGCACTCAAGTTCTGA
- a CDS encoding NCS2 family permease: MRALEEYFEFSIHGTTWAREIMAGATTFLTMAYIIVVNPAILAAAGLPREASVTATVVVAAVGSLAMGVYARRPFAVAPLMGENAFVAMTVVGVLGEPWPAALGAVFWSGVTFAFLTLVGLRQTLAEAIPPSLRHAIAAGLGLFLTFIGLHSAGLVVPSASGPPVRFGDFHDTRALLATLGFLGTCILLLYRVPGGVLLGILFVTFASIPLGLAERPAAIVAWPASLQPIAGKLEFAAILYPRLWPIVLTIFIMVFVDTLATLYGLSIRAGLLDGRGQLPQIERPLLVDALATALAALLGTTTAGAYVESATGIVAGGRTGVVACVVGLLFLASLFFWPLVTAVPSHAYGPALVLVGLLMLETIRGVAFDDWTELVPSFVTIALMVFTLHIGMGMTAGFATYVAMKLAAGRAAEVPLGLWFLAGISVLFFLVAPH; this comes from the coding sequence CTGCGGGCGCTGGAAGAGTACTTCGAATTCTCCATCCATGGCACCACTTGGGCTCGGGAGATCATGGCCGGTGCGACCACGTTTCTCACCATGGCCTACATTATCGTGGTCAATCCGGCAATCTTGGCCGCGGCCGGCTTGCCGCGCGAGGCGTCGGTCACGGCCACGGTCGTCGTCGCTGCAGTCGGGTCGTTGGCCATGGGTGTTTACGCGCGGCGACCCTTCGCCGTTGCACCGCTGATGGGTGAGAACGCGTTCGTCGCCATGACAGTGGTGGGCGTGTTAGGCGAGCCGTGGCCGGCAGCTCTGGGTGCAGTGTTTTGGAGTGGCGTGACCTTTGCCTTCCTGACGCTTGTCGGTTTGCGACAAACTTTGGCAGAGGCGATTCCCCCTTCGCTGCGCCACGCCATTGCTGCCGGTCTGGGCCTGTTTTTGACGTTCATCGGTTTGCACAGTGCCGGGCTCGTCGTGCCCAGTGCCAGCGGCCCGCCTGTCCGGTTCGGCGATTTTCACGACACGCGCGCGTTGCTTGCCACGCTCGGCTTTCTCGGCACCTGCATCTTGCTCTTGTACCGCGTGCCGGGAGGCGTTCTCTTGGGCATCCTGTTTGTCACGTTCGCTTCCATTCCGCTTGGGCTGGCGGAGCGGCCCGCGGCGATCGTCGCCTGGCCGGCGAGTTTGCAACCGATCGCAGGAAAGTTGGAGTTCGCAGCCATCCTTTACCCACGGCTGTGGCCCATCGTGCTCACCATCTTCATTATGGTGTTTGTAGATACGCTGGCCACGCTTTACGGTCTGTCCATTCGTGCTGGCCTGCTGGATGGTCGCGGCCAGCTACCGCAAATCGAGCGTCCCTTGCTGGTGGACGCGCTCGCCACGGCACTGGCAGCACTGTTGGGTACAACTACCGCGGGTGCGTATGTCGAGTCGGCAACTGGAATCGTGGCTGGAGGTCGCACGGGAGTGGTGGCATGTGTGGTGGGTTTACTGTTTTTGGCGAGCTTGTTTTTTTGGCCGCTGGTGACGGCCGTGCCGAGCCATGCTTACGGCCCCGCGCTCGTTCTCGTCGGCTTGTTGATGTTGGAGACGATCCGCGGCGTGGCCTTCGACGACTGGACTGAGCTCGTACCGTCTTTCGTGACCATCGCGCTCATGGTCTTCACTCTCCACATCGGCATGGGAATGACTGCCGGATTTGCCACTTACGTGGCGATGAAATTAGCCGCAGGGAGGGCGGCGGAGGTCCCTCTTGGGCTTTGGTTCTTGGCCGGTATCTCCGTGCTCTTCTTTCTCGTTGCACCCCACTGA